From Candidatus Baltobacteraceae bacterium, the proteins below share one genomic window:
- the nuoL gene encoding NADH-quinone oxidoreductase subunit L, with protein MTHHIMGVTGSYPLLFLIWLLPLAGAIACFAFGPQLKRAAGWLGSLAILLSFVATLFSWSAATQSAGGTVGAHQALFSWLPGFDFGLLLDPLSLIWVLIITGVGFLIHLYSIGYMHADNAIARFFGYLNFFVFAMLTLVLSDNFIGLLVGWGLVGLASYFLIGFWFYKPSAVAAARKAFVINVVGDVGIMFAIFVLFAKVGSLGFGDVFANAGNLGGWLLIVCVALFIGAAAKSAQIPLHTWLADAMEGPTPVSALIHAATMVTAGVYLVARCWPLWNASADAQLLVGTIGGLTALLGAILGIAQWDIKRILAYSTMSQIGYMIMGVGVGAYEAGVAHFFTHAFFKACLFLGAGLIIHELADEQDIRRMGGLRKRMPFAFWCMLAAVLAISGIPGFAGSFSKDAVIYGTLQHGHPWLYVTGIVTAGITAYYMFRLFFVTFLGEYRGDVDPSLLGIRHPELAGQPVPHDEHGSHASHAPAWIMNLPVGLLAVGSVVAGYLLIGGENSAWSKFFANTFRAEIVVVPAINETVTTAIVVLVVLAGIAIAYLRYATKTALAQAAGRLASESVRLPALLVNKYYFDEAIDWVFVRPAQALGTIFGRFVDPHVIDGAVREAAISSRWLGHLVRSFQTGLVRAYALVIVFGAACFIAYYALLGGAR; from the coding sequence TTGACACATCACATCATGGGCGTTACGGGCAGTTATCCGCTGCTGTTCCTGATTTGGCTGCTGCCGCTCGCCGGAGCGATCGCGTGCTTTGCCTTCGGCCCACAGCTCAAACGCGCCGCCGGCTGGCTCGGCAGTCTGGCGATCTTGCTCTCGTTCGTTGCGACGCTGTTCTCGTGGAGTGCCGCCACGCAGAGTGCCGGCGGCACGGTCGGCGCACATCAGGCGCTCTTTTCGTGGCTGCCCGGCTTCGACTTCGGCCTCCTCTTGGATCCGCTCTCGCTGATTTGGGTCCTCATTATCACCGGCGTCGGTTTCCTGATCCACCTGTACTCCATCGGGTACATGCACGCCGATAACGCGATCGCGCGGTTCTTCGGCTATTTGAATTTCTTCGTGTTTGCGATGCTCACGCTCGTGCTCTCCGACAATTTCATCGGGTTGCTCGTCGGCTGGGGCCTGGTGGGACTGGCATCGTATTTCCTGATCGGGTTCTGGTTCTATAAGCCCTCGGCCGTCGCCGCGGCCCGCAAGGCCTTCGTGATTAACGTCGTCGGAGACGTCGGTATCATGTTCGCGATCTTCGTGCTCTTTGCGAAGGTCGGCTCGCTCGGCTTCGGCGACGTCTTTGCCAATGCCGGAAATCTGGGCGGTTGGCTGCTGATCGTCTGCGTCGCGCTCTTCATCGGTGCGGCGGCAAAATCGGCGCAGATTCCGCTGCACACGTGGCTCGCCGATGCGATGGAAGGCCCGACGCCGGTCTCCGCGCTTATCCACGCCGCAACGATGGTCACCGCGGGCGTCTATTTGGTCGCGCGCTGCTGGCCGCTGTGGAACGCCTCCGCCGACGCCCAGCTGCTCGTCGGCACGATCGGCGGATTGACGGCGCTGCTCGGCGCGATTCTCGGGATCGCGCAATGGGACATCAAGCGCATCCTCGCCTATTCGACGATGTCGCAGATCGGCTACATGATCATGGGCGTCGGCGTGGGCGCGTACGAAGCCGGCGTCGCACACTTTTTCACGCACGCGTTCTTCAAGGCGTGTCTCTTTCTCGGCGCGGGTTTGATCATTCACGAGCTCGCCGACGAACAGGATATTCGCCGTATGGGCGGCCTGCGTAAGCGTATGCCGTTCGCGTTCTGGTGCATGCTCGCCGCCGTGCTCGCGATCTCGGGCATTCCCGGGTTTGCGGGTTCGTTCAGTAAGGACGCCGTGATCTACGGGACGCTGCAGCACGGGCATCCCTGGCTCTACGTCACCGGCATCGTTACCGCCGGCATCACGGCGTACTACATGTTCCGGCTGTTCTTCGTGACGTTTTTGGGCGAGTATCGCGGCGACGTGGATCCATCGCTGCTGGGGATTCGTCATCCGGAGTTGGCCGGTCAGCCCGTCCCGCACGACGAGCACGGCTCGCACGCTTCGCACGCTCCGGCGTGGATCATGAATCTTCCGGTCGGCCTGCTGGCAGTCGGTTCGGTGGTTGCGGGATATCTGCTGATCGGCGGCGAGAATTCGGCGTGGTCGAAGTTCTTCGCCAATACGTTCCGGGCGGAGATCGTCGTGGTGCCGGCCATTAACGAGACGGTTACGACCGCGATCGTCGTGCTCGTCGTGCTCGCCGGCATCGCGATTGCGTACCTCCGCTATGCAACGAAGACGGCGCTCGCGCAGGCCGCCGGGCGACTAGCGAGTGAAAGCGTGCGGCTTCCCGCGCTGCTCGTGAACAAATACTACTTCGATGAAGCGATCGACTGGGTCTTCGTGCGTCCGGCTCAAGCACTCGGCACGATCTTCGGCCGGTTCGTCGATCCGCACGTGATCGACGGTGCCGTACGCGAGGCCGCGATCTCGAGCCGCTGGCTCGGGCACCTCGTTCGCAGTTTCCAGACGGGCCTGGTTCGGGCATACGCGCTCGTCATCGTTTTCGGCGCCGCGTGCTTTATCGCGTACTACGCGCTGCTTGGAGGTGCGCGCTAA
- a CDS encoding MarR family transcriptional regulator, with amino-acid sequence MAEFLPALGAAVRAVRARLDRELQAHGLHVGQHMILRVLWEADGLTPREIAERVRVEMPTVTRAVQRMERGGFLRRAAHPEDARSVRIYLTDRGREMRDVVGALLARETECALRGIEPEQAESMTLLLERVAANLRS; translated from the coding sequence GTGGCTGAGTTTCTCCCGGCCCTCGGAGCCGCCGTGCGCGCGGTTCGGGCCCGTTTGGATCGCGAACTCCAGGCGCACGGCCTGCACGTTGGCCAGCATATGATTCTGCGCGTTCTCTGGGAGGCCGACGGATTGACGCCTCGCGAGATCGCCGAGCGCGTTCGCGTGGAGATGCCAACCGTTACCCGCGCCGTGCAGCGCATGGAACGCGGCGGATTTCTGCGCCGCGCCGCCCATCCCGAGGACGCTCGTTCCGTCCGCATCTATCTCACGGATCGCGGACGCGAGATGCGCGACGTGGTGGGAGCGTTGCTCGCTCGCGAGACCGAGTGCGCCTTGCGCGGGATCGAACCGGAGCAAGCGGAATCGATGACGCTGCTGCTCGAGCGGGTCGCGGCGAACCTTCGCTCGTAG
- the nuoI gene encoding NADH-quinone oxidoreductase subunit NuoI, translating to MRKNLFNVGAILQGMGITFKFMFAKRPTIEYPSVKKQHAPRFHGLHELRRYGDGKERCIGCELCSSACPANAITVIGAENSPEDRKSPGERYAARYEIDELRCIFCGMCEEACPTDAIVLTPRFEMSDYRRGSFIYSKDRLLVPPEAGVGLAPDERPNGIPSDLGRVADMKSTINIAEGYSATWRGEILKTQRKGLTEL from the coding sequence ATGCGTAAAAACTTGTTTAACGTCGGCGCCATTCTCCAGGGAATGGGCATCACGTTTAAGTTCATGTTCGCGAAGCGGCCGACGATCGAATATCCGTCGGTAAAGAAGCAGCACGCGCCGCGTTTTCACGGTTTGCACGAATTGCGCCGCTACGGCGACGGCAAGGAGCGCTGCATCGGCTGCGAATTGTGCTCGAGCGCCTGCCCCGCCAACGCGATCACCGTGATCGGTGCGGAGAACTCACCGGAGGATCGCAAATCCCCGGGCGAACGCTACGCCGCGCGCTACGAGATCGACGAACTGCGCTGCATTTTTTGCGGCATGTGCGAAGAAGCGTGCCCGACCGATGCCATCGTGCTGACGCCGCGCTTCGAAATGTCCGACTACCGGCGCGGCTCGTTCATCTACTCCAAGGACCGGCTGCTGGTGCCGCCGGAGGCCGGCGTCGGCCTCGCGCCGGACGAGCGCCCCAACGGCATTCCGTCGGATCTCGGCCGCGTCGCCGACATGAAGTCGACGATCAATATCGCGGAGGGCTACTCCGCAACGTGGCGCGGCGAGATCCTCAAAACGCAGCGTAAAGGACTCACCGAGTTATGA
- a CDS encoding NADH-quinone oxidoreductase subunit M, which translates to MALVLVLLPIVAGFLLFVLPKEDRAVSKTIGAVVAAVTFLLTIFARDGGDFSVRWLSRPFASNFHFNVGGVSYWIALLLALCTFCAILAANVPRLRSFVALVLILEGTMLGVFTARDLVAFALFWDLMLIPVFFTLAGWGEHRETAWRYIIYNFAGGLTLLLATAAFGVLYGTTDVIGTSHQLVGSWIPWIFAGFAFAFLVKTPVFPLHTWMPATYADTPSPMVAVVSAVQSKAGLYGFIVIALPFMRDAMVNSQWFFIVLGLISLLYGAYVALVQTDGKRIVAYSSLSHLGLILIAIFSFNPVALEGAIVYIVAHGLFSAALFLVLGYIEEREDTRSLVRLGGLGRANPRLAGAFTIAALAALGLPGLAGFAGEIVILTGVFRGGLWWPALIALVPIVIAAAYILRLLQGMINGPEVVDLPERRDLTWIEGLALAPLLAALVVLGINPHAVLSSALAPPTVAGSLHGHPSQLAEAERR; encoded by the coding sequence ATGGCACTCGTGCTCGTCCTGTTGCCGATCGTTGCGGGGTTTCTGCTCTTCGTGCTGCCGAAGGAGGACCGCGCGGTCTCCAAAACGATCGGCGCCGTCGTCGCGGCCGTTACGTTCCTGCTGACGATCTTCGCGCGGGACGGCGGCGACTTCAGCGTTCGTTGGCTCTCGCGCCCGTTTGCATCGAACTTCCACTTTAACGTCGGCGGCGTCTCCTACTGGATCGCGCTGCTGCTGGCGCTCTGTACGTTCTGTGCGATCCTCGCAGCCAACGTGCCGCGGCTACGCTCGTTCGTCGCGCTCGTACTCATTCTCGAAGGCACGATGCTCGGCGTCTTTACGGCGCGCGACTTGGTGGCGTTCGCGCTGTTCTGGGATTTGATGCTGATCCCGGTGTTCTTTACGCTCGCCGGCTGGGGCGAGCACCGCGAGACCGCCTGGCGCTACATCATCTACAATTTTGCCGGCGGTTTGACGCTGCTGCTCGCGACGGCGGCGTTCGGCGTACTCTACGGAACGACCGACGTGATCGGAACGAGCCACCAGCTCGTCGGCTCTTGGATCCCGTGGATCTTCGCCGGTTTTGCGTTCGCATTCTTGGTCAAGACGCCGGTTTTTCCGCTGCACACCTGGATGCCGGCAACCTACGCCGATACGCCCTCTCCGATGGTTGCCGTCGTCTCGGCCGTTCAATCGAAGGCCGGGCTCTACGGTTTTATCGTCATCGCGCTGCCGTTCATGCGCGACGCAATGGTCAACTCGCAATGGTTCTTTATCGTGCTGGGATTGATCTCGCTGCTGTACGGTGCCTACGTCGCGCTCGTCCAAACCGACGGCAAGCGGATCGTGGCCTACTCCTCGCTCTCCCATTTGGGCTTGATCCTCATCGCGATCTTTAGTTTCAATCCGGTCGCGCTCGAGGGCGCGATCGTCTACATCGTCGCGCACGGACTCTTCAGCGCGGCGCTCTTTCTGGTTCTCGGCTACATCGAGGAGCGCGAAGATACGCGATCGCTCGTGCGGCTCGGCGGACTCGGCCGGGCGAACCCGCGCCTCGCCGGCGCCTTCACCATCGCCGCGCTGGCCGCGCTCGGTCTGCCCGGTCTCGCGGGCTTTGCTGGAGAGATCGTCATCTTAACCGGGGTCTTTCGAGGCGGTTTGTGGTGGCCGGCGTTGATCGCGCTCGTGCCGATCGTCATCGCGGCAGCGTACATCTTGCGCTTGCTGCAGGGGATGATCAACGGTCCCGAAGTGGTCGATCTTCCCGAGCGCCGCGACCTTACGTGGATTGAAGGACTCGCTCTCGCGCCGCTGCTGGCGGCGCTAGTCGTTCTGGGAATTAACCCGCACGCCGTGCTCTCGAGCGCGCTTGCGCCGCCCACCGTCGCCGGCAGCCTTCACGGTCACCCGTCCCAACTCGCAGAAGCGGAGCGCCGTTAA
- the nuoH gene encoding NADH-quinone oxidoreductase subunit NuoH encodes MNIWLLVLIKSAVLLLVVITIFAYAMLFERKVLGWMQLRPGPNRVGPWGLLQPAVDAVKMILKEDLTPNTADTFIYRLAPFISLITAFSVYAIIPFSEPRPGDVWAIGDVNAGILFLLAITSIGVYGVSLGGWASGSKYPLLGSVRATAQMISYELSMSMSLIGVLILAGTTSLAGIVNAQTRLWFVVPQIIGFLIYIITAVAETNRAPFDLVEADAELVGGFNTEYSGLRFGLFFIAEYINMLTVSCIATLLFLGGWNPFFGLSAVPGIVWFLIKVAFFMFLYIWLRATLPRFRYDRLMAFGWKVLLPIATLNLIGTAVVVAIWG; translated from the coding sequence ATGAATATTTGGCTGCTCGTTCTAATTAAGTCGGCCGTCCTGCTCCTGGTCGTTATCACGATCTTCGCCTACGCGATGCTCTTCGAGCGCAAAGTGTTGGGTTGGATGCAGCTGCGGCCGGGACCCAATCGCGTCGGGCCGTGGGGCCTGCTGCAGCCGGCAGTCGATGCGGTCAAGATGATCCTTAAAGAAGATCTCACGCCGAACACTGCGGATACGTTCATCTACCGGCTCGCTCCGTTCATCTCGTTGATCACGGCGTTTTCCGTCTATGCGATCATTCCGTTCTCCGAGCCGCGCCCCGGCGACGTTTGGGCGATCGGCGACGTGAACGCGGGGATTCTCTTCCTGCTCGCGATCACGTCGATCGGCGTGTACGGCGTTTCGCTCGGCGGCTGGGCCTCGGGCTCGAAGTACCCGCTGCTGGGCAGCGTGCGCGCGACCGCGCAAATGATCAGCTACGAGCTGTCGATGTCGATGTCGCTCATCGGCGTGCTGATTCTCGCGGGAACGACGTCGCTCGCGGGCATCGTCAACGCGCAGACCCGCCTGTGGTTCGTGGTGCCGCAGATCATCGGCTTTCTCATTTACATCATCACGGCGGTCGCCGAGACGAATCGCGCGCCGTTCGATCTCGTCGAAGCCGATGCCGAACTGGTCGGCGGGTTCAACACGGAGTACTCGGGGTTGCGCTTTGGGTTGTTCTTCATTGCCGAGTACATCAATATGCTGACCGTTTCGTGCATCGCGACGCTGCTTTTCCTGGGCGGCTGGAATCCGTTTTTCGGTCTCTCCGCCGTGCCGGGAATCGTCTGGTTTCTCATCAAGGTAGCGTTCTTTATGTTCCTGTACATCTGGTTGCGGGCGACGCTGCCGCGCTTCCGGTACGATCGCCTGATGGCCTTCGGCTGGAAAGTGCTGCTGCCGATAGCGACGCTCAATTTGATCGGGACGGCCGTCGTCGTCGCGATCTGGGGTTAG
- a CDS encoding NADH-quinone oxidoreductase subunit N, translating to MNMNVYGHADWNAVVPLFVVGATALVVLFVDLLTKRGAKRYVSIAIGILGSIVAGALAARGYHQSFNAFNGGFVLGGFAVVFEEIIIVAAIFSLALYGAIGREDRMSGAVALMLWSTAGAMLMAGAANLMTIFLGLELLSLALYCLCGLATRPSSRESALKYLILSSTASGFMLYGMALLFGATGSVALASLAAPAMAGNPLFWLGSGLFLIGIAFKLSLVPFHIWAPDVYEGAPLPVTAFMSVVTKAGTLAVFARFAYAALPAAAAHALLLPIWIVAGISMIAGNLGMLAQTDMKRLLAYSGIAQIGYIVAALAGGTSLGMRYAIYYLAAYTFMNLGAFAVVALCSTDAEEGSRIASFHGLARRRPVLAVAMTFFLLALAGFPPTAGFLGKILILSTNVAAGYAWLGMLLIVGTAISLYAYFKVIRLMFDRSDARHAADIRPTAPLAWVSLAICLIGVIVLTFYPLTPSNVLPLVK from the coding sequence ATGAATATGAACGTATACGGGCATGCCGATTGGAATGCGGTCGTTCCATTGTTTGTGGTGGGCGCCACCGCGCTCGTCGTGCTGTTTGTCGATCTGCTCACCAAGCGCGGCGCGAAACGCTACGTGTCGATCGCGATCGGCATCCTCGGATCGATCGTCGCGGGCGCGCTCGCCGCGCGCGGATACCACCAGAGCTTCAATGCCTTTAACGGCGGGTTCGTTCTCGGCGGATTTGCCGTCGTTTTCGAAGAGATCATCATCGTCGCGGCGATCTTTTCGCTCGCGCTGTACGGCGCGATCGGACGCGAGGATCGCATGTCGGGCGCCGTCGCGTTGATGCTGTGGAGCACTGCGGGCGCGATGCTCATGGCCGGTGCGGCAAACCTGATGACGATCTTCCTTGGGCTGGAGCTGCTTTCGCTCGCGCTTTACTGCCTGTGCGGGCTCGCGACCCGGCCTTCGTCGCGCGAATCGGCGCTCAAATATCTGATCCTCTCGTCGACGGCCTCGGGATTCATGCTCTACGGGATGGCGCTGCTCTTCGGGGCGACCGGGAGCGTCGCGCTCGCGAGCCTAGCCGCGCCCGCGATGGCGGGGAATCCCCTCTTTTGGCTGGGCTCCGGACTCTTTTTGATCGGCATCGCCTTCAAGTTGAGTTTGGTACCGTTTCACATCTGGGCGCCCGATGTGTACGAAGGTGCGCCGCTGCCGGTGACGGCGTTTATGAGTGTCGTCACCAAGGCCGGCACGCTCGCCGTCTTCGCGCGATTCGCCTATGCGGCGTTGCCGGCCGCCGCGGCTCACGCGCTGCTGCTGCCGATCTGGATCGTCGCCGGCATCTCGATGATCGCCGGCAACCTCGGTATGCTCGCTCAGACCGATATGAAGCGTTTGCTCGCATACTCGGGCATCGCGCAGATCGGCTACATCGTTGCGGCGCTCGCGGGCGGTACCTCGCTCGGCATGCGGTATGCGATCTACTATCTCGCGGCCTACACGTTCATGAATCTCGGCGCGTTTGCGGTGGTCGCGCTCTGCTCGACCGATGCCGAAGAAGGGTCGCGAATCGCGTCGTTCCACGGGCTGGCTCGGCGTCGTCCGGTGCTCGCCGTGGCGATGACCTTCTTCCTGCTCGCGCTCGCCGGCTTTCCTCCGACGGCCGGATTTCTCGGGAAGATCTTGATCCTCTCGACGAACGTCGCGGCCGGATATGCGTGGCTCGGAATGTTGCTGATCGTCGGAACCGCGATCTCGCTCTACGCCTACTTCAAAGTCATCCGGCTGATGTTCGATCGCAGCGACGCGCGCCACGCGGCGGATATTCGCCCGACGGCACCGCTCGCATGGGTGAGTCTCGCGATCTGCCTGATCGGCGTGATCGTGTTGACGTTCTATCCGCTCACCCCGAGCAACGTCCTGCCGCTCGTGAAGTAG
- a CDS encoding NADH-quinone oxidoreductase subunit J — protein sequence MTVAFWILAVLLIASAMWVVTAKKPIYSVVGLLAHFAFLAITYFMLTAEFIAVIQIIVYSGAILILFLFVIALLSSGTAAFSVGPDRMPKAAIPAAIVALVALGFVVYGVSHAAFASTAGATTSMNGSALGPVGTANVFGSVADFGRALFTTNLLPFEVTALILMVAVIGVVLLAGDATPYVPSRKRARIVDREMRDAVLRAGEE from the coding sequence ATGACGGTCGCTTTTTGGATCCTGGCCGTGCTGCTCATCGCGAGCGCGATGTGGGTGGTAACGGCGAAGAAACCGATCTACAGCGTGGTCGGACTGCTCGCGCATTTTGCGTTCTTAGCGATCACGTACTTCATGCTGACTGCCGAATTCATCGCGGTTATCCAGATCATCGTCTACAGCGGCGCGATCTTAATCCTCTTCCTGTTCGTCATCGCTTTGCTCTCGAGCGGCACGGCGGCATTCTCGGTCGGGCCGGACCGCATGCCGAAAGCGGCGATTCCGGCCGCGATCGTGGCGCTCGTCGCGCTGGGCTTCGTGGTGTACGGCGTCTCGCATGCGGCGTTTGCTTCCACCGCCGGAGCGACGACGAGCATGAACGGTTCGGCGCTCGGCCCGGTGGGAACGGCCAACGTCTTCGGCTCGGTTGCCGATTTCGGCCGCGCGCTCTTTACGACGAATTTGCTTCCGTTTGAAGTCACCGCGCTGATCTTGATGGTCGCGGTCATCGGCGTCGTGCTGCTCGCCGGCGATGCGACGCCATACGTGCCCAGCCGGAAGCGGGCACGAATCGTCGATCGCGAGATGCGCGACGCCGTTCTGCGCGCGGGAGAAGAATAA
- a CDS encoding molybdopterin-dependent oxidoreductase: MPEQVKVENVTVTIDGVAVAVPKGTLLVEAAKQIRREIPVYCYHTKMGPAGLCRICLVEIEGMPKLQIACNTPVTDGMIVHTESGKAADGRRAVLELYLVNHPLDCPICDKGGECDLQDYAMAYGQGASRVADAKASKPKAVDLGPTIVLDEERCVVCQRCVRFDDIITGDQQLVLKDRGVRNIIATATGDPYHHDFTGNVTELCPVGALTSKTYRFKSRPWDLKRAQTSCTQCSVGCQQFVDTRADVVARTMSVETDDAISDTWLCDRGRYNVGFYAGGDRITQPLYKQDGEFVPIGWDDALELWAKAILAADPSAVGVIGGGRLTNEEAYLLQHVFRAKGVGNLDWRAGRQQQATPGRNGGSLLALEGVNAIVVIGESPAQRAPVMDLRIRKAVKRGAKLIRVNSLEIAPPIGVACSEAASIADAIGALPKNARTVAIVWDGVDRSLGKALVDALPPEIAVLAYVTGEQGNARGAEAMGMHPSFGPGYAGVQSGKDTHAMIADARAGKLRVLSIFGANPALHYPDGPAIGQALAKTPFVVVSELFMTATAKAATLVLPAKGAYEKNGTTTNLAGDVLPVNAAQELRAPDDALSDLEMIAGLAARLGVALPSHEELDAAVITHLARSPEHFTFGDAAFATGRGAPHPATGGDLRLVVHSSIFAGGGTIAHDDRLAELEPLPEVALGAADAQAFGVETGDYVDLASGDRTMHDLLVEVRPNLPRGVAVLIGGLPDDPANALGADAAATITNVRKGALTEVRA; this comes from the coding sequence ATGCCGGAGCAGGTTAAAGTAGAAAACGTCACCGTCACGATCGACGGCGTTGCGGTGGCCGTGCCGAAAGGCACGCTGCTGGTCGAAGCGGCGAAGCAGATTCGGCGGGAGATTCCGGTCTATTGCTATCACACGAAGATGGGACCGGCGGGTCTGTGCCGCATCTGTCTGGTTGAGATCGAGGGCATGCCGAAACTGCAGATCGCGTGTAACACGCCGGTTACCGACGGCATGATCGTGCACACCGAGAGCGGGAAGGCCGCCGACGGGCGCCGCGCGGTGCTCGAACTCTATTTGGTCAATCATCCGCTGGACTGTCCGATCTGCGACAAGGGCGGCGAATGCGATCTGCAAGACTACGCGATGGCCTACGGCCAAGGCGCCTCGCGCGTTGCCGATGCCAAGGCGAGCAAACCGAAAGCCGTCGATCTCGGTCCGACGATCGTGCTCGATGAAGAGCGGTGCGTCGTCTGTCAGCGCTGCGTGCGCTTCGACGACATCATCACGGGCGACCAGCAGTTGGTGCTCAAAGATCGCGGCGTGCGCAACATCATCGCCACCGCGACCGGCGACCCGTACCACCACGACTTCACGGGCAACGTCACCGAGCTCTGCCCGGTCGGCGCGCTGACCTCCAAAACGTACCGCTTCAAATCGCGCCCGTGGGATCTCAAGCGCGCCCAGACGTCGTGCACGCAATGCAGCGTCGGCTGCCAGCAATTCGTAGACACGCGCGCCGACGTGGTTGCGCGAACGATGTCGGTCGAAACCGACGACGCGATCTCCGACACCTGGCTCTGCGATCGCGGACGCTACAACGTCGGCTTTTACGCCGGCGGCGATCGCATAACGCAGCCCCTTTACAAGCAAGACGGCGAATTCGTACCGATCGGCTGGGACGACGCGCTCGAGCTTTGGGCCAAGGCGATCCTGGCCGCCGATCCGTCGGCGGTGGGCGTCATCGGCGGCGGCCGTTTGACGAACGAAGAAGCGTATCTGCTCCAGCACGTTTTCCGCGCGAAGGGTGTCGGTAATCTCGATTGGCGCGCCGGCCGCCAGCAACAGGCAACGCCCGGGCGCAACGGCGGGTCGCTGCTCGCCCTTGAGGGTGTCAACGCGATCGTCGTGATCGGCGAGTCGCCGGCGCAGCGGGCGCCGGTGATGGATCTGCGCATCCGCAAAGCCGTCAAACGCGGCGCGAAGCTGATTCGCGTGAATTCGCTCGAGATCGCGCCGCCGATCGGCGTCGCCTGCAGCGAGGCCGCGTCGATCGCCGACGCAATCGGCGCGCTCCCGAAAAATGCGCGAACGGTTGCGATCGTTTGGGACGGAGTCGACCGATCGCTCGGCAAAGCGCTCGTGGATGCGCTGCCGCCGGAAATCGCCGTGCTCGCATACGTCACGGGCGAGCAAGGCAACGCGCGCGGCGCGGAGGCGATGGGCATGCACCCGTCGTTCGGGCCGGGCTATGCCGGCGTCCAAAGCGGCAAGGATACGCACGCGATGATTGCCGACGCGCGCGCGGGAAAGCTGCGCGTGCTTTCGATCTTCGGTGCGAACCCCGCGCTGCATTACCCCGACGGTCCGGCGATCGGGCAAGCGCTCGCCAAGACGCCGTTCGTGGTCGTGAGCGAACTTTTCATGACGGCGACCGCGAAGGCGGCGACGCTCGTGCTCCCCGCTAAGGGCGCGTATGAGAAGAACGGCACGACGACCAACCTTGCGGGCGACGTGCTGCCGGTCAACGCGGCGCAGGAATTGCGCGCGCCCGACGACGCACTCTCCGATCTCGAAATGATCGCCGGGCTCGCGGCGCGTCTCGGGGTCGCGCTGCCCTCACACGAAGAACTCGACGCCGCCGTGATAACGCACCTCGCGAGATCGCCGGAACACTTCACCTTCGGCGACGCCGCGTTTGCGACGGGTCGGGGCGCGCCGCACCCGGCAACGGGCGGCGACCTGCGCCTCGTCGTGCATTCCAGCATCTTCGCCGGCGGCGGCACGATCGCGCACGACGACCGGCTCGCCGAACTGGAACCGCTGCCGGAGGTCGCGCTCGGCGCCGCTGACGCGCAAGCGTTCGGCGTGGAGACGGGCGATTACGTCGATCTCGCGAGCGGCGATCGAACGATGCACGACCTCCTCGTCGAAGTGCGTCCGAATCTCCCGCGCGGCGTGGCGGTACTTATCGGCGGCCTGCCCGACGACCCGGCCAACGCGCTCGGCGCCGACGCCGCAGCCACGATAACGAACGTACGAAAAGGGGCTTTGACCGAGGTGCGAGCGTAG
- the nuoK gene encoding NADH-quinone oxidoreductase subunit NuoK → MAETLPVAIANYIGLSAVIFFIGVAGVLLRRNPLIMLMSIELMWNAANLLFLTFAKAWLNNAGHIFAFLVITVAAAEAAIGLAIVVTVFRTARNVDVDEVALMKG, encoded by the coding sequence ATGGCCGAAACCTTACCGGTCGCGATCGCGAACTACATCGGCCTCTCCGCCGTGATCTTTTTCATCGGCGTCGCCGGCGTGCTCTTGCGACGCAATCCGCTGATCATGCTCATGAGCATCGAGCTTATGTGGAACGCTGCGAATCTGTTGTTTCTCACGTTTGCCAAAGCGTGGCTCAATAACGCCGGACATATTTTCGCCTTTTTGGTGATTACCGTCGCGGCGGCAGAAGCGGCCATCGGCCTAGCCATCGTGGTGACCGTCTTTAGGACCGCGCGCAACGTCGACGTCGACGAAGTCGCTTTGATGAAGGGATAG